The sequence below is a genomic window from Corvus cornix cornix isolate S_Up_H32 chromosome 1, ASM73873v5, whole genome shotgun sequence.
cccctgccctgcagcaggtgaTGTTACTTGAAGCTCCTTGCACAGGAGCACAAGGTGAGCACGAGTAAGTGCCAACTTTCCAGTTGTTATTCCTTCAGAGCTTGCTTCCCTCTCAAGCAAGATCACCACTCTGACCTCGTCTTTGAGCCCTTTGCGTATTTGTGCACCTAGGCCTCGATTCATGCCTCAGCTCCTTTTGGATTCCTGGAGAGAGAGGTGCTCTTTGTCTGAGGCACATTTAAGCAGTGAGCTTGACATCATTTACAGTGCCATGTACCTGCCTTCCCCACTGGCCTGAGACCTGACACTGGCCGTGCCCCCGCCTGTACTGGGtcattttgctttaaaactcTGCTGTATTTCACTGGACTGCTGAAATCTGGACTGGTATAACACTGATATGTGAATCCTGGAAAGATGCTGTGCAACTCCCAGTACGCACTGGGTAACCTGTGAGGTTAACAGAGTGGGAATCATCCGTGAAATAATTACTGTTtgtgctttgctctgtgtgAGGCAGCTGAGTGTGACTGCTCCCTGGGGCCTGGCACATTTGGCTCTGCCCAGCTGCCATCATCAGCGTGTCCCCTGTGACTTTGGCCTCAGCCCCCAGACCATGGCTTGTGAGGGACAGAAAGTACAATTTGGTGGTGTCTAAGGGACTGGCCTTCTGTTTTGAAGAGGCAGTAACTCCTCCTCTAGCAATTTAAAAACCTAAACTGGTCCTGTTCACCTGAATGGATGGTAACTGCTTTAACTGCCACATGTTCATTGTGCCTCCTATCTCTTTGACCTTTGCTTCAATAGGCTTTGTAccttctgtctttctctctctctctctttctaaTCCAGAAACCCATTGCAAAGGTTATTATTTAGAAAGCGCTTtgtacattttgttttgctttgttaagAATACAGAAGTCAAACATATTAAGGAAATGACATGAACTAAgagataggacaaggggaagtAGCTTCAAGCTGtaccagggaaggttcaggttggatatgAGAatattcttcactgaaagagtggttaagcaccgaaacaggctccccagggaaatggtggagtcaccatccctggaagtgctcaaaaaaTGAGTAGATGTGACACTTCACAATATGATTTAGTGGGCATGGTGGTATTTAGCCAaaggttgaacttgatgatATCGGAGGTCTTTTCCCACTCTAATAATTCTATTCATTTTattgtttggttggttttttttcctaaatattgGACTTTCTCATTGTctcaaaacatgtttttccaGGAACAATCACAGCCAGACTAGCAGGCTTTTCCCCACTGAACAGCTTTAATCCATTACCTGGGATGCTGGAGGCCAGGCTGCCCCACAAAAGCACCACGTGGGCAGAGTCAGCCAAGGTCGACCATGGTTGGCACAGAGCCCCAGCTAAATCCCCTGCACTCTTGACATCTCCTCCACAGTCCTCCGCGtctcctgcctcagctcctcctgctctggggaTTTTGTTAATGCTGGAGAAATACTGGACTTGAGATGATTGTGTGAATGTGCCTGGCTTTGGTACAAGAAGAGGGGATTCAGGGCCAGGATACCCAAAGAGTACCCAAAaatgctgccttcagcagcatcTCAGATGCCTCCGGGCTGTGTAAAATATTGTCCTGTGAACTGTTAAGAGGAAAAGCTCTGGGAAGGTAATCTCAGCTTGTTTGTTGGTTTAATATTCAATGTTGGGCAAATAACATAATCTCTCTGTCTCTATTTACCCCATGTACAGGAAATTTTATAGTCCTGAGGAAATGTGGTGAAGGATGTTGTTCATAAAGTGCTTTGAaccaaattttttaaatggcagaaaaagggggggaagaaggaaaacccTCTAGGATCTCAATTTATTTCCATGGATTTGTTTCTAAAtgcatgatttaaaaaaaaaaaaaaatacaaactcctagttcaaacaaacaaaatctactctttggaatttttttctggctgtgtGAGGCTGTCAGTGGGAACAGTGATTGTTTATCTTCATCGAAGGGCTTTGCAGGTTattgataattttttctttctcttttgaacTCACTCCAAATCTGCACAAAGCACtactcagatttattttaaggtgtttgttttgttttgttttttatataaCTGCAATACAGCTTTTCCTTGGGGGATGGAGCCGGAGCTGCACATTGGATCTGTAGTTACTTAGCCCTTGATTTTTTTAGCTATAGTTTGTGAACTTTCTACATCTTTATGAACTGATACAGGGGCAATTTTATCAGGTTTATCTGCTGGAACCCAACAATTTTAAGGTGTCCTCCTGGATGTGGTCagtgcataaatatttatatggtGGCTGAAAAAAGATGGGGACTCTCTTTTTAGAAGGAGTCATATGGAACACGTGAGTGGCAGTGGGTTCAAGTTACTGCTGGAGCAATTCCTGTTGGACACAAGAGGACaatttttcacaatgagaaTAATTAACTATTGCAATAATCTCACCAGGCAAGTGGTGCATTCTCCAACACTGGACACCTTTTAGGATCCATTTGGACAGTGTGCTGAGCCATCTTTTCTAGACCGTGCTTTTGCCAGGAACAGCTGGACAGGATGATCCTTGAGATCCCCTTTCAATggtattccatgattctatgaaataaaaattaaaaaccttcTGTGGGAGGGCCACCCAAGCCAATCTCTCCTGTGCAAAGATTCAGGTTTAAAGCCTTCCTCCCAACCAGAAGGCACATCACGGTGTCTCACAGCTGTCTTTATGGATGTGTTCTGACATCTGGGGTTAAAAGTCTGTCTCTCCTACCCATAGCTCCCTTCTCACCTTTAACAGTGTCCAGCATTCACAAACTGGGAGCCCAAAACAACCTCCATAGAGAATATGTAACCTGGGATATGGGAGAAGCAGCTTCAGAGTCTTCAAAAGAGAGCAGTGATTTCAGCCTGGGTCTCCCACTGAACTTGATGGTCTCAATCTTTCTTTACATTGAATGCAGAATTGTTTCCTGAGAAGCCCTCCCTTAAAATCGTGTCCAAACAGATGTATTTTCTCACACACACTTGATGAAGGAAGCCTTAACCAGGCCCAGTCATGAATCTctgaaggaaatgctgctgggtTTTCCCAGAAAATAGATGTCCTGTGTTGGTTGGGGGAGTTTGCAAACATTTCTGTCCATGGAGATATTCTCAGCTGGCTGAGGTCCTGGACGGTCTGGTTTATCTGAACCTGTTTCAGAGAAGGCTGGACTTGCCGTGGTCCTTTTTGACTAGATTAATCCTACAATTCTTATATTCAGAATTCCATCTCCTTTACACAGGGGCAGTGTTGCCCTCATACTGGCTATTAATTTTCCATGAAGTGCTATGCAGCACTGCCACATTTATGCTGCCAAGCACCCAGTGACACAAATGACCTTCTTTGCTGATGTATCTGATATTTTTGTACAGATGCTGCATCAGTTCTTGGCCTCACGGATCCCAGACTCTGCTACGTGCTGGATGGATTCCTCTTCATTTATGCAGTGGTGATGACAGCCCTTTTTGTGAAAGCAAAGGTCAGTCTAACCAAACACAGATGCGTTTGGATTTGGTGGTGTAAAATAgttgggctgggctggaaagTGGCAGTGGAGAGGAACCATCTCTTTGAATGGaacttttttattcttttattttctttctctctctctccttttttttttttttttcccccctcccctctccgTTTCTGGGGTCCAGTTGAGCAACCTGGGGAAGTTCTTTCCAAAGGTTCATGAACGGAGGGGGGAAGAGTATATGAGAGTGTTTTGATGCTACACTTATGGATACATCAGAGATTCTGGATTTTGTAGATGGGAAATGATTGATCAAGAGtgatgtggattttttttctcctgcattggaaggagaggaggggatATACAGAAAATTCAGGGTAAATGGCAAGCTCGTGAAGGATGTATTAAAATGTCTCAATAATTCAGACATCTTTGATACTATGAGTGTGATGACACAAACAACATAACCCAAACAGCCATGGGAGAGGAATTGCGTAATTGCTACAAACATGATTCTATGCCTAAATATAGACCTAGCTAGAAGGTTACTTTTAACAAAGAATTGAATGTGATAATAACTCAAGAAGAGTAAATCAATACAGAATGTAGTTTCAGAGGTTGTTTTTAAAGACTACAACACAAAGTAGCTGCTCTCACTGACCCAAAACTGCCCCCTTTTACCTGAAATTTTGTCTTAGCAATTGATTACTCATAAATATTGTCAGCAGCCAAGCCAAAGAGCAGCTACAGAAGGGATAATCCTTTATGTCTTTGTTAGCTGCCACTCACACCAAATTACTGTGGTGGTACCATATTCCTGCAAGCCAGGTGCTGCTCCTGAGGGGTGCATGGATTCCCTGCAGGAAGCCCAGAAACTTCGCAGGCAGCTGGAGAACCAGGGGCCCAGGGAGGCACAAGATTAAGACAGGAAAAGAATGGAGAGGCAAATCTGAGGAGGGCAGGTATGTAGGGAACAAACTCAGATGTTTGTGAGCTGGTGTGATGTGAAGTAAAATGACTTGGCTGCTGAGAGCAGGCTGGTGTGTGGATAAAAGTGCCACTGCAGCAGTGGTTTACATTGCCTGTAGCCTCACAGGGAGCTGTTTGTGGGTTACCCTGTTTCTGATGAGAGTAGGAGAGAGGGAATGAAAGGACTGAAGGGAGCCACTGTCTCTCTGCTCATGGAATGGTCTCTTTCAGCTCAGCCAGGCCTCTGAACCACAGCTGCGACCAGGCCAGGATGACGTGTACAATGTGAGTAACTGCtggtctttgttttttaatctacCACCCAGACAGACCTTTTGGGGCACTTAGAGACGGTGAATTGCCTGCTGGTCAGAAAAGCTTTGGATGAGCCAGCTAATGAGTAGGCTGTACCTGTGTGCAGCATGGCAGCTGTAAGGAGGAAAGGTAAAACCTCGCAGGGGCAGCTTCTGGTGTCACCACTCTGGTCAGACACTAGAGAGGTCTTTGGGCTGTAGGTTCCTGATTTGAGCTGAAGGTTGGCAGGAGCCCAGGCTGTTTGTTGTGCTGCCCTATGGAACAGGCCTGTGAGACctctgggtgtgtgtgtgcagccactgcccctggtgctgctgctgcttctgtttgaTGTGGGCTGGGCAAAGGCCAAATGCCAAGGAATGGTGTGGAGCTGACTTTGGGCACCCGCAGCTCTTACATTGCCAAGTGTGTGGAGCCTGAGCCACCACAGCCCCTGTGTCTCCATTCCCAAGCTTTCCTGTTGCCCCTCAGCAAGCCCTGTTGTACCAGATGATTCCAGAGATGTACCTTGTCCTGTGCTCTGACCATGGACAGCACCTTTAGCCAGTGAAAGAGGACAGACAAGatcctgcctgtgcctcctCATTAAATTGCTCACTCATGGCAGCATTAAACTCTTAGCTATTTTGGCTATGTCTAgttgtcttttaattttttttttcgCACGCTTTTGACCATAGCCACATCCTGTGATGGGTTCTGTTTAACTCTGTAATGTATGAACActaatgtaatttcttttcagtttaagtGTAGCCTGTCACCTTTCAAGTAGCACTCTGTCAGCTGTGCTATTCTGACCTGAAATCTCACCTTTGCCCTTGTCCAAGGTAACCCTTCCCAGCTAAGAACTCTGTTGGGCATAAAATTTCTGTAGCTGCCTGATGCAAATTTACATGAGCTGCtctgcaagaaaaatgaagctcATGGATCTTCACTCGCCGGTGGGAGAGAAAGCATGAAAGTCAGAGTCCTTCCCCTTCATGCTCTCTAGTTTTCAACTCCTTTCCACTTAGGAAATGTTTTTGATGCAACAGCTTGCAGTTTTGTGTCATCCATGGCTTAGATGTAGACCTTTTTGTTGACAGTTGCATtaggaagtaaaaaataatttctagttCAGTTACAGTCCTTGTGAACCGAGCTGGgttccctttctcttctgtgttaaGTCAGGCTCTATTATCTCATTATCTCGGTGTCCATCCACTGCTTTTGCTCTCCTGTTTCAGAAACTCTCCCGTGTGCACAGAGACGATTACGATGTTCTGGGAGGAAAGCGAGGAGCAGACCCCGAGCTGGGCGGGAGACACCAGGTAACCTCCTCCCCCATGTGCACCTCTGTCCTTTGATCTGGTGCCTCCCACGCCGTGTCAGAGCGCTGCTCACACGCGCAGCCACCCGAGCGCCTTCCCGGGCAGGGAACGACGCCATCTGTGTCGTAACtcgggcggcgcggggggacAGCAGAGaacctctccctcccctttgATCTCGGCCCCCCTCGCTCGGCTGGGAGCTCGCAGCCAGCCGGGGTGGGAAGTGACACCCGGGCCCGGGGCGGATGCGGAGGAGGCCCGGCAGCGGTGGGTGTTTCACAGAGCTTGCTGCGTCTGATGCCAACAAACAAGCGcccacaaagcagagcagcagccaaaacaactccttctgctgcagagcccatcactttcaaaggaaaagggagggaaaaccTCCTGCATCAGCAGGTGACAGCTGTAGGCAGTGAGCGGAGAAGAACTAAGTTTTACCaattgttaaaattaattttcctgagaACAAGTTGTCTGAACAGAGCCTTATGAGTGGAGGCAGGATGGACTGGAATGGGCAGGGAAAGTCCCATGAGCCACAGCTGTGCCATGGAGCAAATGCACAAGCATGTACAAGGTGGTGAGGGATGCTGGCAGTGCAATGTATGggcaacttttttcttttgttttacagcaaagaagaaagaaccCTCAGGACACTGTCTACACTGTGAGTAGAGCACtctggagggagcagagagggagggatggcTGGGAACAGGAGATGCTGTTTCACAGGAGACTCCCCCCCCCGCCCAATTTCAGCTTTGGTTCAAAACtcaacagctgcttttaaaggcttctcttcctttccacCCAACACCTCCCTCCAAGCCCTTTGTTTCTGCTAGAAAATTTCAGCTCACTTGTGTGTGATAGGAGAAAAACACTGCCTTGGGAGGTGGGGAAAAGAACTTGGATCAAGATACCTGCTAATGCCTAATGCTAGTGACTAACCAACCCTCATCCCATGTGAtccctgctgcagtgttttctgtgcatGGTCTCCAGCCCCTGTGACTGCTCTCTGGCAAAGGCCAAATGCCAGTGCATCAAAGGGGGGCTGCTTAGGAAACCCTTGATTGAGTTATTTGATTCTGGCTAAATGTGGTGGTCTGTGCTCCAAAGCAGATACAGGAATGTTAATTCTCATGTCTTAACTCGGGTCTGTCTGGGTCTGCAGTGCTTGAGAAATGAGCTCGTTTCCAAGAGCTTCACTATTGTTGAATCAGACACTCAGAGCAGCTGGCTGAAGTGTGGCCACCCAGGGGCTGCCTTGGCTTTTCTACTGACACACTGACTCCTTCCCCCTCTCTACCTGCAGTCACTGCAGAAGGACAAGATGGGCGAGGCATACAGCGAGATTGGAATGAAGGGAGAGGTGAGTCTTACTTTCCTTCCCGGTGAAAACTTGgcaacagaaaacatttcagcttttgGGCAGAAAACCCCTGATggctgccctggctgagggGGCAGAGGGCATGAGATGGgtgaggaacagctgaaggaAGGTCTGGTGTCAAGTGCTGCAGTggtccagcagcacaggaagatTTTGGAACGCATTTCTCCAGAGCAATTCAGAGCTGCAAGGTTATGGTTTCCCTCCACAGGCCGCCAAGCCTGGCTGGTGTTACAGGATCAGGAGAGCAAGTGCCAGCCCCTCCTTGTGCCTGACTGCAGACAAGGAATAGGGGAAATAttctccttcccacagctctgctctcaaaTGTTTAAGAAGGCACACATCAGTCATGTCTCCAACTACAGCAAAGGGAGAGTTCTAGCTCTGTGCAcaagctgctggggaaggggggcttgtgtaaaaaaaaaaaacaaaccatctGGGGACACTTGTTtatggcaaaatgaaaaattgctcTGACCTACACAGGTTCTATTTTACGTCAAAGTGtcatatctatctatctgtctgtctgtctatctatctatctatctatatctaacctttcatttccttctgacACATGAAAAAAGGggcatttcaaaacaaagtttaGTGTTGAGGAATGCTGAAGCAACACCAACATTTaatctgttccctttttttattctaatgCCCCGCTGCCAGAGTCAAGCTCTGTCTATGAGCTATGGGCTATAAAGTTGCACCATGTTTTTtgaatgtttctgtttctggagGGAACAGAACACCAAAGCCCTTGTCCCATTCCAAATAGATGATCATTTAACAGGTTGCTGCAATTTTAACTGTAACAAGCACTACTCCTTGACACGTTTGTGATACAATCTATTACTAAATAATCAGTGTCTACAGGAATGCTGCCAAATCTCTATACATACAGTGAATCAAAGAAATAGCAACATTCTAACAGCATGACAGGAAAATACGtcagcaaaccaaaacaatttctttttgtttcctattATCTCTATCTTCTCATTAACACCCCTTGCAGCATGTCTGGGCTGGTCCAGACTTACCAGGTGCTTTCCTGTGCAGAGCACAGTCCAGGCCAAGCACAGCTGGTACATCCTGTACACCCTCAGCAGAGGATGGGGGAACTCAgggggtttctttctttttgcataATCAGGAAAGCACCCACTAATCAAtctgtgcttgttttgttttcccaaagcagcagaggCGGCGAGGCAAAGGGAATGAAGGTCTCTACCAGGTAGGCACcacctcccacagctgctcccctcACCCGTCCTCCTCAGTGAGGTGTAGCCTGTGGTTGGACATCCAATGGCACTGTCAGGAAGGCACGGAGAAGTGAAGGGCAGCTGGAGGTTCCCCAAGCAGGCACCAGGTGTCTCACTAACTCCTCATTCTTGGAAGCCCCAGCTACCCCTGGCTCTGGGATCTGTaacacagggcacagctgctgtaCCCGAGCAGGCTGCCAGGAAAAGGGCTGGGCTGTCAGGGGATGCTTCCCGGGATTCACAGCCACCTGAGGTCCCACTGCCAACTTACTTACCCAGAACTGCACTTGATTTCCCTTCcaaatcaaagaaaagaagtCCAAAGTCCATGATTTGATGTCTGTTCATTTAATTATCAGAGCTCATTCTAGCATCAGTTAGCTCTTAATAATACGCAAATAAAATGTACTCCAAAGATCTGCAGAAGCAGTTAGGATGAGTTGCTGTAGTCATATGTTCGTAACAATTATTCAGGATGCACCTTGCCTTCAGGTAAGTGATAGCACCATACAAAGACTAAAGAATCACTCAGGAGTAAAAACTTTcgtagggaaaaaaaatcagacttatGCTCCTGACTGAGCCCTTGCCATCCTGCTGCTGACTGGTCAGCCAGGGAAAAAGGAAGCACTCACACTCATGCCTCAcctgtttttctggttttgtttttcaggggCTCAGTGCAGCAACCAAGGACACTTATGATGCTCTCCAAATGCAGCCTTTGCCCCCCCGCTAAGTAGGAGCCTCAGAGGGGATGGGCAAGAGTGAGAGATGCCCACCTGctttggggaggagaggggggaaagcCTCTTCATCCAACACAAGCACTGTGTGTTTTCTATGTGCAAGAACCTCCTTGGGTTGGTGCACAGAGACTGgaccttccctcctccctcttctcctgaATCATGTAACTGCTTTTGCTATTAGAATGTACAGATCTGTAAAGTTGTTTCCAGCCATAGTGGTTATTATGCtgatttttttgggggaagGTTTGTGTTGTGGGACCAGACCACAGCCTTCTAACAAACACAGCTATTTCCATAGCTCTTCCCTGTCTTCCAGAGTATTAAGACATTATGGAATTATGGTTTTATTGCATTTAACTTGTAAAGATAGGACTGTAGTTATTTCCTGTAATATTTATCTTAAGACTATTTGAcccttttttgctttaaatttgcctttttctttaattataaaGAGAGACATGATGTTAGATGTTACAGTAGTGAAGCAGAGAGGCTGAATGCCAACTTTCCAGTAGGAAGAGAATGAGCACCAATATCCCAGAAAAGATCAAGCCATGGCACTGCCACTCATCCATAAATATGAGCCAGGTAACCCAGGTGAGAGACTTCtctgaaggcagaaaaacaatgaaaacaagGAGATGGGCTCCCCTATTATCACTTCCAGACAACAAACTGTACAAAAGCCAACATAAAAGCAGTTTCCAAACCAGTCTCTCATGAAGCTGCCTCTAAAAGGTGCAGGTATCATTCCAAAGAGACACCAGTTCAGTAAAGTCATGTGTTTTTGATGAATGAATTAATAAAACAGTGCCTGAGTCCTGTGTATGTGTAGGGAACAGCAGTGGGAATGGCACGAGCTCCTTACCTGAGGCATTCAGGCCATCTGAACCAGCCTGCACCCAGCAGCACCATCTCCAGGGAAGCTGAGGAAGACAGGATTCCAACAGGAGCTCCTACACACATCCCAGGAGCCCCATACCCAAGTCTCAAAGGGACACTCGTCTCCTGTTGCTGCAGCCTCACAAGGCTGCACAGAATTCAGCAAGGACAAATCCAGCCCAGCAAAATCAGGGGTGTCTCACCTCGACTCAGGAGCTGACCAGGCCATCTCACCAGTCCtcacagaggaagcagagctAAAGCAAGGCTGTCGAAcaagagctgctgccctggtcACTGCCCAGATGAGGTTATGTCTTCTTTCCAGGGACTGGGTGGGttagcagcagaaaaacttGTTGAAATGGGTGCTATGCAAGTTCCAAGGCAGTTTTACTTCTTTAGCAGTAAAACTGTACCTGTAGTAGGTGCTTATAGCTTTTAAAGAGTATTTAcaataaattaaagcaaaaaaacccctcaaaactGGGACATGGTGATGAATGtttcttgcaaaaaaacccctgactTCCTCGATCCCTTACTGTTCTGCAGTGACAAGAAAAATTGAGAGAACTGGGTGATAACTGAGACAGCTGAGCTGAAAATTACAGTAAAGTTATGCTGCAAAGCACTCGATGCAAGAACAAAGAGTACTGGAAacagctttctctttttaaatcaCCATAACCATATCTACAAGGTGTAGAAGTCACAGGTTTCGGCAGCATGAAATACCAACCACTAAACAATAGCAATGAGATtctttgtgggggaaaaaaaatcacctttatGCTCTTTTTATAACAACAGATACCTTAAGTTCAAAAATCATACAATGCTGGTTTTGGGGCCACTCACCATGGGGTTGAGCAGAGTCTCCTCTTTGCCTTCAGGAAGGAACTGaagctgtttctgcttttagGAGGGGAGCTGATAAACACAGAATTAGAACAAAAGCTTCAAGCAGAGTGCATAAAACCTGGGCTCTCCTTCAGTTTGACAAGACAAAGGGCACCACAGCTCAATCTTCTGGCCCAGTCTGAGGCATGGGGGAAGGGGAATCGGCCTTCCCCTGACACATCTAAAAACTACAAACAAGTGCATACATGttaaaacacttggaaaatggTTTAATGATGTTTACAACAGAAATGAACTGTACAATTACAGTAagtttaatatatataaaaaattacagcagaCAAATGCATCTACACAAAATCTACCTTTTCATTCTGATTTACTGTAATCTACACAATCTCTCAATGCCTACAGCTATCTGTAGGCAACCactgggaaaataataataataataataatataataataaaggACATCTTTAAAGAGACAGCATTTCGCCTTCCTCCTCACCCTTAGTGTGATCAGCAAGGTTTTGAAATGTGTGGGACTCTCACATTTCATTCTCAAGAAAAGCTTGGGTTGTGTTTGGGTAGGGTACTCCCATAT
It includes:
- the CD247 gene encoding T-cell surface glycoprotein CD3 zeta chain isoform X2 is translated as MNNSTKGNPKHQYQEGKPQPSEAVKAEEAGRWTPKALIGGEPLPVAAAHEHSPWRSLFSFSPVASTPSTVRPGEMKWRRIGILATLQLPATDAASVLGLTDPRLCYVLDGFLFIYAVVMTALFVKAKLSQASEPQLRPGQDDVYNKLSRVHRDDYDVLGGKRGADPELGGRHQQRRKNPQDTVYTSLQKDKMGEAYSEIGMKGEQRRRGKGNEGLYQGLSAATKDTYDALQMQPLPPR
- the CD247 gene encoding T-cell surface glycoprotein CD3 zeta chain isoform X1 yields the protein MNNSTKGNPKHQYQEGKPQPSEAVKAEEAGRWTPKALIGGEPLPVAAAHEHSPWRSLFSFSPVASTPSTVRPGEMKWRRIGILATLQLPATDAASVLGLTDPRLCYVLDGFLFIYAVVMTALFVKAKLSQASEPQLRPGQDDVYNKLSRVHRDDYDVLGGKRGADPELGGRHQQRRKNPQDTVYTSLQKDKMGEAYSEIGMKGEQQRRRGKGNEGLYQGLSAATKDTYDALQMQPLPPR